A part of Chloroflexota bacterium genomic DNA contains:
- a CDS encoding AbrB/MazE/SpoVT family DNA-binding domain-containing protein: MSVAKISVVQEKGQVTIPASIRRKWRLKKGDLIAFVETEQGVLISPRELVAVEALDRIGQALKERGISLDELIESGREIRGGILKEEYNIEKA; encoded by the coding sequence ATGTCTGTTGCCAAAATATCCGTTGTGCAGGAAAAAGGACAGGTAACGATTCCAGCCTCTATTCGACGCAAATGGAGGCTCAAGAAGGGCGATTTGATAGCCTTTGTGGAGACCGAGCAGGGCGTGCTCATCAGCCCACGGGAACTCGTGGCGGTGGAGGCTTTGGATCGGATCGGGCAAGCACTAAAGGAGCGTGGAATCTCTCTGGATGAATTGATCGAATCAGGGCGCGAGATTCGTGGGGGAATATTGAAAGAGGAATACAACATCGAGAAAGCGTGA
- a CDS encoding VWA domain-containing protein produces MKTKVWIAGLVALLVFPMVADVAHADGIIIPIPPPHVVEPVDLAVKYHRVSVVIRDQVATTEVDQVFVNESSYQLEGTYIFPLPEEATISDFAMFVEGKRLSGQMLSAEEARRIYEDIVRSRRDPALLEYVGRNAFRATIFPIEPHGEKRVQLRYSQVLLANKGLIKYVYPLNTERFSSKPLEDVAITVEITSREPIKSIYSPSHNVAIERQDDYHATVSFEATDIKPDTDFTLYYTVSEEDLGLNLLSYKDEGEDGFFLLLVAPSVEVDESQVVAKDVFLVLDTSGSMEGEKIEQAKEALYFVLDHLNEDDRFNVIAYNTGVTRYAPGLRPASEARQARDFVRQLEAGGGTNIHRAFMETLRMTSRDRPQVIIFLTDGLPTAGITDEEQIIADVAREAPESVRIYAFGVGYDVNTWLLDTITSEHRGATGYVEPGQSIEEEVSAFYAKVSAPLLSDIELLVDGVTVDDIYPYPLPDLFAGSQLVVAGRYRQGGPATITLRGNLNDQIKEYRYEAYFIKNGGDDFIPRLWATRKIGYLLREIRLHGPEKELIDQIVSLGVRYGIMTPYTSFLIDDRQDILTDQGRAFIGQGYAAAPAPTAGPDAVAASKAQAELGSAEVVGGGESESAQVKHVRDKAFVLRDGIWTDTAYNPDRMKPRTVVFSSDLYFDLLRANPRWGVYFAVGTEVIVVLDGQAYRITRSGAADSPAVTPKAPRIEPPEDYGFIGYIWEILFGHMRKE; encoded by the coding sequence ATGAAAACGAAAGTGTGGATTGCGGGCCTGGTGGCTCTGTTGGTCTTCCCCATGGTGGCGGACGTGGCCCATGCCGACGGTATCATCATCCCCATCCCACCGCCCCACGTCGTGGAGCCGGTGGACTTGGCCGTCAAGTACCATCGGGTCTCGGTGGTCATCCGCGACCAGGTGGCCACGACGGAGGTGGACCAGGTATTCGTGAACGAATCCTCCTACCAATTGGAAGGCACCTACATCTTCCCGCTGCCCGAGGAGGCCACTATCTCCGATTTCGCCATGTTCGTGGAGGGCAAACGGCTGAGTGGCCAGATGCTGAGCGCCGAAGAAGCCCGCCGCATCTACGAGGACATCGTGCGCAGCCGCCGCGACCCGGCGCTGCTGGAATACGTCGGGCGCAACGCTTTCCGCGCCACTATCTTCCCCATCGAACCCCACGGCGAAAAGCGCGTGCAACTCCGTTACAGCCAGGTGCTTCTCGCCAACAAGGGTCTCATCAAGTATGTCTACCCTCTCAACACCGAGCGCTTCTCCAGCAAACCTCTGGAGGATGTGGCTATCACCGTGGAGATCACATCCCGCGAGCCGATCAAGTCCATCTACTCGCCCAGCCACAACGTGGCCATCGAGCGTCAGGATGACTACCACGCCACAGTGAGTTTCGAGGCCACCGACATCAAGCCTGATACAGATTTCACTTTGTATTACACAGTCTCTGAAGAGGACTTGGGGCTGAATCTGCTGTCGTACAAAGATGAGGGTGAGGATGGCTTTTTCCTGCTCCTGGTTGCGCCCAGTGTCGAGGTAGATGAGAGCCAGGTGGTGGCGAAGGACGTGTTTCTGGTGTTGGACACTTCGGGCAGCATGGAGGGCGAAAAGATCGAGCAGGCCAAGGAAGCCTTGTACTTCGTGCTCGACCATCTCAATGAGGACGACCGCTTCAACGTCATTGCCTACAACACCGGTGTGACACGCTATGCCCCGGGCCTACGGCCAGCATCTGAGGCCCGCCAGGCCCGCGACTTCGTGCGCCAATTGGAGGCCGGGGGCGGCACGAACATCCACCGCGCCTTTATGGAGACCCTGCGCATGACCAGCCGCGATCGCCCACAGGTCATCATCTTCCTCACCGATGGCCTGCCCACCGCCGGCATCACCGACGAGGAGCAGATCATCGCCGACGTGGCTCGTGAGGCGCCGGAGTCGGTGCGCATCTACGCCTTCGGCGTGGGCTACGACGTGAACACGTGGCTACTGGATACCATCACCAGCGAGCATCGCGGGGCGACGGGCTATGTGGAGCCGGGCCAGAGCATCGAAGAAGAGGTGTCGGCGTTTTACGCCAAAGTGAGCGCGCCGCTGCTCTCGGATATCGAGTTGCTCGTGGATGGCGTGACAGTGGACGACATCTACCCGTATCCGCTGCCCGATCTCTTTGCCGGCAGCCAGTTGGTGGTAGCCGGACGCTACCGCCAGGGCGGCCCAGCGACCATCACCCTGCGCGGCAACCTCAACGATCAGATCAAGGAGTACCGCTACGAAGCCTATTTCATCAAGAACGGCGGCGACGACTTCATCCCCCGCCTGTGGGCCACGCGCAAGATCGGCTATCTCTTGCGTGAGATCCGGCTCCACGGCCCAGAGAAGGAGTTAATTGACCAGATCGTGAGCCTGGGCGTGCGCTACGGCATCATGACACCCTACACCTCATTTCTGATTGACGATCGCCAGGACATCCTCACCGATCAGGGCCGCGCTTTCATCGGCCAGGGATACGCAGCCGCGCCAGCGCCCACGGCCGGCCCCGATGCAGTTGCAGCCAGCAAAGCGCAGGCTGAACTGGGTTCTGCCGAAGTGGTCGGAGGGGGCGAGAGCGAGTCGGCACAGGTCAAGCACGTCCGCGACAAGGCGTTCGTGCTGCGCGATGGCATCTGGACGGACACCGCCTACAATCCGGACCGGATGAAGCCCCGCACCGTGGTCTTTAGCAGCGATCTCTACTTTGACCTGCTGCGAGCGAACCCGCGCTGGGGGGTGTACTTCGCCGTCGGAACCGAAGTGATCGTCGTGCTGGATGGGCAGGCGTACCGTATCACGCGTTCCGGGGCCGCCGACAGCCCGGCTGTCACGCCGAAAGCGCCGCGCATCGAGCCGCCGGAGGACTACGGATTCATCGGCTATATCTGGGAGATACTCTTCGGGCACATGAGAAAGGAATGA